The following coding sequences lie in one Fundulus heteroclitus isolate FHET01 chromosome 20, MU-UCD_Fhet_4.1, whole genome shotgun sequence genomic window:
- the LOC105927159 gene encoding mitochondrial RNA pseudouridine synthase rpusd4 isoform X2, producing the protein MNCGRRAAALGDHMLSSLVKSRTLCRRIPETAPFLSRSQRTAAADSPGSDAADKPRLRAIDLARQVRREKAKTRTQTEPPLSGLQQRVTELKRFSAQLQNVHPNVLAKQLHRSVLYQDKDVVVINKPYGVPVREESGVTSVTSVLPVLAKMLDGLKVKTNSELLPCLGLEKDSTGALLLARSEAAAEHLLALSRNNQVERKYWVITVGVPVPSEGLIDIPIIEREVKGPQPHFKMALSPLFKMNDAGDGLTKVRSHRQAQSAVTKYRVLDSSNGCSLVELQAFAGVKHQMRVHMAYALACPILGDHKYSHWSKLAPQEVTSHTFHTNHGLTPTC; encoded by the exons ATGAACTGCGGCAGAAGAGCAGCCGCTCTGGGCGACCACATGTTGTCCTCTCTGGTTAAATCCCGGACTCTCTGCCGCCGGATCCCGGAAACTGCGCCGTTCCTCAGCCGAAGTCAGCGCACCGCGGCGGCGGACTCTCCGGGCTCGGACGCCGCAGACAAACCCCGACTGAGAGCCATTGACCTGGCCCGACAGGTCCGACGGGAGAAGGCGAAGACTCGGACTCAGACGGAGCCTCCGCTGTCCGGCTTGCAGCAGAGAGTGACGGAGCTGAAGCGGTTCAGTGCGCAGCTGCAGAACGTTCACCCAAACGTGCTGGCGAAACAGCTGCACCGGAGCGTCCTGTACCAGGATAAAGATGTGGTGGTCATCAACAAACCCTACGGGGTCCCTGTCAGAG AGGAGTCTGGAGTCACGTCCGTCACCTCTGTGCTTCCTGTTCTGGCTAAAATGCTGGACGGACTGAAGGTGAAGACGAACTCCGAGCTGCTGCCCTGTCTGGGTCTGGAGAAGGATTCAACAGGAGCTCTCCTGCTGGCCAGGAGCGAAGCAGCAGCGGAGCACCTCCTCGCCCTGAGCAGAAATAACCAGGTGGAGAGGAAATATTG GGTGATCACAGTTGGCGTTCCTGTTCCATCCGAAGGGTTGATTGATATCCCCATCATCGAAAGAGAAGTTAAAGGTCCTCAGCCACATTTCAAG ATGGCTCTGAGTCCGCTTTTCAAAATGAATGACGCCGGTGACGGCCTGACCAAGGTGAGGAGCCACCGGCAGGCCCAGTCCGCAGTCACTAAGTACAGAGTCCTGGACAGCAGCAACGGCTGCAGCCTCGTCGAGCTCCAGGCTTTCGCCG GGGTGAAGCACCAGATGCGGGTCCACATGGCATACGCTCTGGCATGTCCCATCCTTGGAGATCACAAATATTCCCACTGGAGCAAACTGGCACCACag GAAGTCACTTCACACACGTTTCATACAAACCATGGGTTAACGCCAACCTGCTGA
- the LOC105927159 gene encoding mitochondrial RNA pseudouridine synthase rpusd4 isoform X1 has protein sequence MNCGRRAAALGDHMLSSLVKSRTLCRRIPETAPFLSRSQRTAAADSPGSDAADKPRLRAIDLARQVRREKAKTRTQTEPPLSGLQQRVTELKRFSAQLQNVHPNVLAKQLHRSVLYQDKDVVVINKPYGVPVREESGVTSVTSVLPVLAKMLDGLKVKTNSELLPCLGLEKDSTGALLLARSEAAAEHLLALSRNNQVERKYWVITVGVPVPSEGLIDIPIIEREVKGPQPHFKMALSPLFKMNDAGDGLTKVRSHRQAQSAVTKYRVLDSSNGCSLVELQAFAGVKHQMRVHMAYALACPILGDHKYSHWSKLAPQKLPERVLKKLGLEQTKSRHLPLHLHARQLVLPGHSRADVSVSCPLPKYFIKTLSRLQLTFPEDKNEK, from the exons ATGAACTGCGGCAGAAGAGCAGCCGCTCTGGGCGACCACATGTTGTCCTCTCTGGTTAAATCCCGGACTCTCTGCCGCCGGATCCCGGAAACTGCGCCGTTCCTCAGCCGAAGTCAGCGCACCGCGGCGGCGGACTCTCCGGGCTCGGACGCCGCAGACAAACCCCGACTGAGAGCCATTGACCTGGCCCGACAGGTCCGACGGGAGAAGGCGAAGACTCGGACTCAGACGGAGCCTCCGCTGTCCGGCTTGCAGCAGAGAGTGACGGAGCTGAAGCGGTTCAGTGCGCAGCTGCAGAACGTTCACCCAAACGTGCTGGCGAAACAGCTGCACCGGAGCGTCCTGTACCAGGATAAAGATGTGGTGGTCATCAACAAACCCTACGGGGTCCCTGTCAGAG AGGAGTCTGGAGTCACGTCCGTCACCTCTGTGCTTCCTGTTCTGGCTAAAATGCTGGACGGACTGAAGGTGAAGACGAACTCCGAGCTGCTGCCCTGTCTGGGTCTGGAGAAGGATTCAACAGGAGCTCTCCTGCTGGCCAGGAGCGAAGCAGCAGCGGAGCACCTCCTCGCCCTGAGCAGAAATAACCAGGTGGAGAGGAAATATTG GGTGATCACAGTTGGCGTTCCTGTTCCATCCGAAGGGTTGATTGATATCCCCATCATCGAAAGAGAAGTTAAAGGTCCTCAGCCACATTTCAAG ATGGCTCTGAGTCCGCTTTTCAAAATGAATGACGCCGGTGACGGCCTGACCAAGGTGAGGAGCCACCGGCAGGCCCAGTCCGCAGTCACTAAGTACAGAGTCCTGGACAGCAGCAACGGCTGCAGCCTCGTCGAGCTCCAGGCTTTCGCCG GGGTGAAGCACCAGATGCGGGTCCACATGGCATACGCTCTGGCATGTCCCATCCTTGGAGATCACAAATATTCCCACTGGAGCAAACTGGCACCACag AAATTACCAGAACGCGTTCTGAAGAAGCTCGGACTGGAGCAGACCAAGAGCCGGCACCTTCCTCTCCATCTGCATGCGCGGCAGCTGGTGCTGCCGGGTCACAGCCGGGCTGACGTCAGCGTGTCCTGCCCGCTGCCCAAGTACTTCATAAAAACACTGAGCAGACTGCAGCTGACGTTCCCCGAGGACAAAAACGAGAAATAA